Part of the Triticum aestivum cultivar Chinese Spring chromosome 4D, IWGSC CS RefSeq v2.1, whole genome shotgun sequence genome is shown below.
TGAAAATTGGTATGATGTCATGATATGACCCCTTTTATGCAGACGGGTTTAGTCGTTTGAGGGACTTTTTTGCGTGATTTCTCACAAACCCaggggatttccaaaaaaatacaccCCTCACCTCCTTTTCGGCCACTGACAGACGGCCAGGGCCTTTGACGGCTATAGGCAGATTTACCACAGGTGTTGGCACCGATTCGATGTACTTTTCAACTCCAGGCAGCAAAGTGGACATTGCATGCAACTTCATGTACGGCTAGTGTATTTGACCCTTTATATATCTAAGATAACAGTACAATTTCCAAGATTAAGTTATGATACCCTGACAGATCTAAAGATCTAGATCTGTCTTCTCCATTGATTGCATCCGCTTAGAGCGTTTTGGTTTAGCTGTACTTTTTTCGAATAGCGCCCAATTTCACTCATAATGCATGAAAGTGATGAAACAAGATCCTCCCAGCATCAGGTCCAAGCCCACTCAACTGCCACCCTCACAGTCATAGAACTACCACCACAAAACTCACAGCGCCCAGCACCTCATGCATCGAGACTTCAATACTCCAGGCAGACAGCGAAGGGTCCTAAAGAACCGGTAACCAGAACAGATCATCTACCAACTAGTAAAAGAACTAGTGAATGGACCAACAAAATATTTAGATGCGATCCATATACAACGTGCCAACAAGATGGTTCTGCTAGACATAGGTATTTACTTAGTAGCACAAGTTGACGCAAGCAAACTCCTCAAAGTTCGCTAACTTCGTCCAATTAAGCTGAAAAGGTATTTAATTTCATATTTTGATGGCACCTTTCACAATCAGATCAACCTCGTCGTACGTGGGATCTATGACCACTATGAGCAAAATAGCACGGTAGGACCTGTCAGTGCTAGACATGGATCACGCCATTTGATCCTGCGTGCAAATAGTATAATAATAAAAGTTAGCTGAATACAACAGCATATAATATATGTGAAAGTTAGAGATAAGGTGAGCAAACCTCGTCAGTGAGCAAAACTACCTGTAAATTTAAACACACAAGTCTTACTTTTATAAATCTGTGATAACATAGTATCCTTTACAAGATTGGTTTATGATATCCTGACAACTCAAAAGACCAGCCTTGTAAATTATTTACTTCTGTTGGAGCTAGCCTTTTGGCTAGCTGTGCATTCCGCAAACAAAATATTCAGATGCCACCCGAATGCAATATAATGTGCCAACAAGATGGTTCTGCTAGCCCTAGGTGTTCAATTAGTAGCACGGAAGATGCAACCAAACTCATCAAACCTTACTAACTTCATCTAACTAAGATGAAATGCAGTTAATTGTAGCATATGTGATATGCATGTGGTTGTAGTGTGGGTAACTACCCAGTGGAGTAATTTGTCGATGCTGGCAATCCAGTGGAGTAGTACAGAGTAATCTTGAGAGAACCGAAATGGCCTTTAGAGTAAGCAATTTAGAATTCCAAGAAACAACTAAATCTAGAGAAAAATCTGCATCGCAATCTTATATTGCTCATGTCAGCCGAAAGGTGGCATCAAATATTCCAAGCTGCACATGCACCTAGAGCAATGCGACAACATGATGAGTATCTAATCTAGTAGCTTAAAGCCCTAACCTCGTTGATGGGATTACTAAAGCAAAACAAATATACAAGGCATTTGTCCTCTTCTCGTGCCCTCTTCAGGTTTCTACTTTCCAGCTGGTTGGTCCGGCCGGCACAGTTGTCTTGTATTTGCACTTTTTGATTTGAAGCCACCTTCCTGGGATTTGCTTGCGTATCTAATGTAAAGCTTTTAGGCTCAGCATAAAGAATGCAGCGACATGATCGCATGGGCCTCCAAAATAATTTATAAGATGATATATATACACTATGGTATTAGTGTATGCACACTAGTGGAGTTCATAATTACTGTACTTAGTGACCCTCCAACAAAACTAAATTCATCCAGATATACTTACAAATTACAGGCACGTTCGTCACGAGCCTTTTGCTATCAATCACGACGGCTTTGCATTGCCCAGCGTGTGCGTGTTGTTCACCAGCCAGGAATCTATCAGCTAGCCAAAATTAAAGCACACCCGCCAGAATCGATCAACATCCACGAGTTAGGTCGACCAACCCACGCCACTCTATATATGTATGCTAAGCATGACAGGACGCCGGTCAAGAAACGAGAGCAGCGGAGAGGAGAACGCAGGTAAAATAACGGAATTGGAGGTTTCAGGTATATTCACCAGAAACTCTACTACTTCTCCATGACCAATAAGCTTGGTGTTCTTGGGTCTGCGCTTGTATATGTTTAGTGATCAAAAAACCTTCTTGTGCAGGCAGTTATGGAGCAACCAAACCAATGGCTTGCGCAGACGGTATAATATAAGCACATGCACTTGTTTCAAATCTAATTACTTTTGACATCTGAATGTTTAGATGGTGCGAGTTAATGGTATTGCATTGGTATGTAGTTTAGTATGAAGTAATTAACTCTTACTGCAATGGCTCATGTCATGTCAGCAAGAGGAGGAGCTAGTTTACATGTACCAGCAAGAAGGGGGTCACGTACCTCTACCTCTACCAGGCATGGAGCAGCAGTTCGCAGAGCCACCGCTGGCGGATCATCAAGAGCGGTACTACACGCCACCAATGGCGGTCCCGCCGTTCAATCCATCTCGCAGCTCCAATTTCCCAAGCTTTGTCCGCCAGGGCAGCCGTCTCAGCCGCCATCGTCCAACTTCGTCTCTTTCGATAGCACCCTCAACTGCTCCGGACGAGCCTGCTGGCGGCACGACGGCGCCCAGGGGACGATGCAACAGCTGCAGGTGCCACAGAGGCGGGGCAGGGCGCCAGCGAACGCGCAAGAGCATGTCATTGCCGAGCGCAAGCGACGGGAGAAGCTGCAGCAGGAGTTCGTGTCCTTGGCTACCATCATCCCCGGCATTAAGAAGGTGCGTTTATGTGAACGCCAGGTACCTGCAGGCTGCAGCTTAATTAGTTAGCCATTGCCATTCTATTCAGACAGACAAGCTATCTCTGCTGGGGAGCACCATCGACTATGTGAAGCAGCTAGAGGAGAAGGCGAAGGCCCTGGATGAGCAAGGCTCACGGAGATCGTCAGAGTCCATGGTGTTTGACAGCAAGTGCCACATATCCGCTGCCGACAATGGTGCAGCAGGCCCCAGCGGGAGCGGCTCCGGGTACTCGAGCCCGGACATCGAGGCCAGCATCCTGGGGAACACAGCGCTCCTGAGTATCTGCTGCAGAGGGAGAAAAGGGGTGCTGGTGATGGTCCTCTCCGAGCTGGAGAACCAGGGCCTCTCAATCATAAACACCAACGTCGTACCTTTTACCAACTCCTACCTCAACATCACCATCACAGCAAAGGCAATGGCCCCTCTACCCTCCTATCCTACATTGTGCAAATGCGTTATAACTTGCGAGAGAACAAACCGCGATTTGCACTCTAATGCGGACTACaaacggagcaaaataagtgaatctacactctaaaatatgtatatatgcatctctatgtagtccatattaaatctctatatttagaaatggagggaatAGAAGAAAAGGAAGATAAATGTTCTGAAACTTTTTGGTCTCGTGCATGTCCTAGAGTACAGGTACGGGCCTTATTCATGATTTTTCCTAAATCAACCTGAACTGCAAAAGAGAGGGGCAGAAATTCATCAATCAAGTTGAAACTACTGGGAGAATCGACCATACAAACACTGTCTGATCCGAAGTGCCCTTATTTATGGATTCATGCCTACAGATTCATAGGAGAAACTTGCTTCGAAGGCTAATTTGTACCCAAGTTTGTTTATGAAGTTCGGACAATAACTAGTCCCTTAGCAGAAGCTCTGTGCAAGAAAGAAGCCATTTGCAGAAGCAGAATAGTTCAAGGAAGAAAGGAGAGGATGGCGGACGAGGAACCTGAAATGATTCAAGAGCCCGCACCAGACGCCGACGCCTCGCCACACCCACCGGCCGGCAATGGAGGCGCCGTCGCCGCGGAGGGTCTGGAGCATGATGCCATTGTCACCGAAACCTCCTCATCTCGACTTCCTCAGGCCCAACTACACGGCCCATGTTGACTCCCATATTCCGTCAGTTCAAAACGGTCGTGGCCCAGGTCAACCACCCATTCCACCGCAGCCATGCGCGCCGGCCGGCCCCAAGCCGTACGACCCCGCCCCAGCGCCTCCCCTTCTCCATCCTCCCTCCTCTCTCTTTTGTGAGCCGGCGGCGCGCATTCCGGCATCTCGGCCGCGcctccccttctccttcctcttttcTCTCTGTTTCTCGAGCTGGTGGCGCGTAGCCCCGGAGCAAGCAGCGGCGCGGCCTCGCGCAGCACGGGGGAACGTGGGGCCGGCGACGGCCGCGCCTTCCTTCTCCATCCTCCCTCCTCTCGGCTCCAACCTACCTGGACCTCGCGGCGCCCTCGCGCCCGTCCCGTCCCTGCGTCATGGTGGCCACATGAGCGGACCGGCGTCAAGCACGACGTGCGGGTCATGGCAGATCCGGACCGCGCGGCCATGGATCCACTGTGGTCCCCGGCGTCCTGGATCCGGCGAACTTTGCGGCTAGACGGCAGGCGGCTTCCTCTGGTGGCTCGACCACAGGCTGGGTCGACGGACGCCGGAGCTCTAGCAACCTCGGGCTGAGGGTCAAGGCGCGGCCCACCCGCCCGGCCAGCTCCGCCGCCGACTACTGCAGCAGCCGCTCACCTGTGGCCGTGCCCTCTACTCCCGCTCCCGGCGACGAGACCATTGCAGGCGTGCTGCTCTGCTCGCCTACTTGGGCAGCTCAAATCTATGTGTGGACCTGATTGCGTTTTGTTTTTTTTATTGAAGGGTGTCCCTGTAAAATTACAGGGACTGTTTTGTAAATCAAGAATATCCCTCAGCTAACAATGTATAAAGTCGTCCACCATGAACCGTTACGCCACGTCATCaaatgtgggacccacatgtcataatcACAGTTAAAATGCCTGAAGTGACCGattagtgttttttgcaaaaaattaggCAAAAAATCAGTGGTTTCTGGCAGAAATTCGTAAAACGGTCTTTACTGCAAACCTAGGCGCTaatgtggtggttttctgcaattcactcgtTTCCTATAGAAAGACGGATATTGCATATTTTGAAATATAAGACATAGGTTGCTATAGAAATCGGAAAGTCATGGTAAAATGGTTAAAAAGAAGTGATCAATAAAACCATGAGAACTTAATAAGTGATCGCATGATCAATAGTGGTACCCCGCAATTCAGTATCAGTTGTTTGAATTGTTTAAACGTTTGGATTTTTCCTTGAATAAACCTGTAATATAATGGTGGTTTGGACCCCGAATGTTTCTGTTATATACTTTGAGGGATATAAAGTTCATAAGACGATGTCTTATGAGTGTTATATCAACAACTGGCATACTACATCATGCAGTGGTATTGCTGGGTCACCACCATGAATGTGGCAAGCCAGACACCAATGCGAAAGCGGACAGTGATGTTTCCAGCAAGACCGTCCATGATGGACATGTAGAAAACAGCTGGCATGGAAATCGTGACGAGAAAAGCGCAACCATAGAGCATGTCAAAAAGGTCACATATCGTGCCATGGCTAGCCTCAAGAATACATCGCCGAAGGCAGAGGCGACCCGGGCATTGCCGATGTCGGCCTTGGTGAGGTTGAGGTGTCACAAATGATGGTGATGAGCGGCGGGGCAGCGAGGGCTGAGACAAGGCTTGTGAAGGACATCCATCCGAGATGGAAAGCGAGCGTGTGAGGATTGCCGGGGAGAAGATTTTGATGGACAATTACAGATAGCGTTTCAGCTGTCTACTGCATTCAGCTTTGATATGATAATCAATCAAGCAGTGTTTTCACTTGGTCCTCGCAACAGAAACATCGGGCTTtagttagtactccctctgtaaagaaatataagagcgtttagatcatttttatatttctttacgaagggaGTACATTACTGCATAGTGGGACAACGCATCCCACTTGCAGTAACCTTGGTTCAATCTAACTAAATACTACTGCATGCATAAAATATATGTTAAAGCTTGCCCGCTTGTTACTAACACATCATTCTCTTACTCACCCCACCAAAGCCATGCTAAACCAGCAGCACGGTGTGGTCATCAACATGCATGTAGCCTCAAAGCAACGTTTAGTTCTACTGCCGCGTTAGAACCACATCACTAACTTGGAACCGATTCGATTCAACAATGGTGACTGATTCTGCAAATATCACGCATAACAACAAGCGGGCGGGTCCATGAATAGGCAAGCGGATCAGACTAGTATCTGTGTATCATGCAGGGCACCTGCTTGCTTTAGTTACATAGCATCCTGATTAATCTAGTGCAAGTGCAGGTTACAGTGGACCTGCTGCTATTAAGGCAGTGCAGCTCTCTGCTATTTATTCCTTGACGAGGCCCTGTCCAAAAGCTTCTTGATATAATTGTTCTTCACATGGCACTCCTGTTCCTGTTTCAGAGGAAACAAACGAACGATCAGAATCTGAGATAGATAACCAAGCATCATAATATATTTGTTTTTATTGATCCTTTTTCCCCGCAAAATATAACAGAATATATTTGATTTGCCACTTTAAGGACCAAAATATCAAATGGGCAAACAAGAGAAAAATGGTTGGTACAACGATAGTCAAATGTTATGCACGCTCAGAAATCAAATCAAATAATGGATCTGCTAGATCTATGTAGTTGTTTTTTTATTACAAAAGGCTACAAGAGTGGAGGTTCAATGCCACCATATCCCATACGGTCAGAAATTTCCAATCTATAGTTTGTATTCCACCACAACAAAACTCCCATCATACAAGGGAGAAACACCACACAAACACAAATTGCCCGTAGCTTTGTAATAGCCACTTTGCAATCATCACACACAAGGAAAGATTTCATGGTGAATCAAAATTCATGGATAAGCTCAAGCATACTGTAAGCAATATTGGGGAAAAAACAAGCATTGAAAATCTCATACATAGCTTGAGGTTCACAGTTTAAAGGAAGACAGCAGAAAATAACAGCATGGTAATGTTGCTTAAGTAGTATTGTTCAACTGATCTTACGGCAAGCATTTCAAATATCAGTTATGGCCTAAGGAATAAATCATGCAGCCAACACCACCACACAACTATACCAAACACGATGTACAGTAAAGCACAAAATTTTGTAACCCCAACAAGTGCACTACACAGATCCTCTAAAGTTCAAAAGGCAAACCTTTTAGGATCATCCTTGAGGGCAGGGAATGTGGGTGGCCAAATCATCATAATAGGATGGACGCCGCCATAACATCGATCATCATCTGTCTCCTCATATACTTTACGCAGTGTCCTGCACTTGATATCCAAGTAGAATATGTATCGAGAAACCTTTAAAAATACAAACTGAGCATCGTCTCCCACCTTCCCTATAAGCACATACGGGTGATCTTTCTTCCCCAAAATAGCACGCATCTCATGCAAATAGATGTGGTATCTACCAGCAGCCAGTTGCCCCCCCTTGTGGAGCCATACGCAAAGTTGAAACTCCTTGGGACGGACATGAATGAGATATACACCAGAAGCATCATCAGTCCGTGACAACATGATTTCTGAAGAGGCATACTCCACTCCTTGTGGGAGGTGAATCGTGGAGAAACTTGAGTCAGTCAAATCCAAGACAATAATGTCGTCACTTTGGGCGGCCGCCATATAGATTTTGTTGTGGACGAGCACAGGCTTTGGCCTTGGCCGCGGACAATGGAGCTGGTTTGTGGCCAAGGTAAGCATGCACCAGGCACCATCTTGCAACACATATAGGCGCACCATGaccttctttgtctccttggcagGCTCCACCAACAAATAGAAATAGGACAGTCCATCGCCTTCTTCTCTGGAGAGGATTTCAGCGAGAATGTAGTAAATTCCGGTCTCGACACAAGGGAGTGGTGGGATGATGGGCATATCTCTCTCAGGGCACAACAGGTGGTAGACTTGATACGTCCATACTCCTCCTCGTCGGCCGCTGGTTAAGATATTGCCATTGCGGCAGTCCTCAATGTTGATGTAGTAGGCAAACCTGCAGCTCGCAAGGTGGCGGACAACGACGGCAAGCTCCGGGGGTTGAGGCTGCATCGGGATGAAGCGTGCACGCTCGAAAAAAGCGTAGAAGCCGAGGAGGCGGGGCGGGTGGATCTTGCGGAAGCGGCGGAGGAACCGGCTGTTGGAGGCGTGGTGGAACCAGCGCCTGCAGACGAGTGCGGCGCGGACGAGCGCGGTGGGGAACGCGACACGGAGAAGGATCTCAACGAGGAGGTCGCTGTCGTCGAGCACCTTGGCTACCGCGGCCACCATCGATGTCGGGGTGTATCGCTGCAACTCGAGATCCACGCATGGTTTCTCCTCCTCGCTGGAAAATCGGCAAACACAGAGCGGCGTCAGACAAATTCCTCCGGCCAACAATGTTGCTGCAGTTAATACATCCAATGCTGCAAGAACAGAAACAAACTGCGcgcaatgaaaatgaaatcttacgGTTGGGGGATCTCATTCTCATCAGCATCCATCATCAatccccctctctctcacggctTCTTACTGTCGCCGCTCCACTACAAGCAAGTAGTAAAATGCAAGCTAGGGTTTCCacgagagaagaaaagaaaagaaatcggTGGATCTCTAAGAGGGAAGGAAGGAGATAGAAAGCCGGAGCTCAAATCGGGAGGCAAAGCGGTGGCCGCCGACGGGGACGGTGTCAAGCTGCCGGCTGAACGGCGGCGCACGCCCTGTCCTTCCCTTCAGGTAGGGCTATGAGCTAGGGGGCGAGTGATCTGGGCGGAGAGGAAGATAGAGGCAGCGTACCAGTTATTCTTATGTCCAGCCCGGTCCAATTAACAGTTTTATTTCTTCCTGGGCCAAGAGAAGAAGATaacctttttcttgtttttttagaTATACGTATTTTCCGTTTTTTATCATCTTTTTCATGTTTTATTTCGTGAACTTTTAAAAAAATTGGAACACTTTTCCAAACACGGGAATATTTTATGGAAATATAGAAACATTCTTGATATTCATTAATATATTATAAATTTCTGAATAGTTTTTGAAATTCagggaaaattttaaaattcatgaaaatatTATGAAATTCAGGAATATTTTTAAAATccaggaatattttttgaattacACAAATAATTTTAAAATTCATGACCATTATTAATCCACGAATAATTTTCAATTTCCCCTTCAGATCTGCATAGGGAGCATGTGCTGGCAGCTGTTCGTAGGGTGTTGCATAGAGATCATGGAGCTCGGACTGATGATCATGAGATGTATCCCTTCTGTGTTGGATTGGTTAGATTTGAGGACCAGCTGATTCGTGATGCTCTGGTTGATACTAGTCCGCATGCGCTTGGCAATCACTCCACTTTTACCTTGCTACGACATGATGAGGGACCTAACATGCGTAGGCCATTGATCGAGAGGGAAGCTTGGACCATGCTCCTTGCATTTCCTATGGATTATCAGACTGAATATCATCTCATTAAAGAGGTGTCTTGCTTTGGGCGTATTACTTACTGGCATCGCCCTGGTCACTGTAACGCGCATGTTATTGTGCGTGTTCTTATCAATGAAGTTGCTCTGGTTCCGTTCAGTCTTGTGGTGAAAAGTTTACAGATATCACCGGGCTTGGAAAGTCGTGGTCTGTCCCTGTCTACATTCTCAATGGAAGAAATCCCAACCCAAACCTGGCTGGGAATGAAGATGAGGTTCCTCCTAGAGGCTGCAATTCAGCAGGCGCAACATGATGCGCAGGTTTGGCAGATGCAGAACACGGCTAACGCTTGGGAGGCTGCTCCggctcctccgccgcctcggcaGGGCTGGGGAGAGTGGCATGTGCTGCCTCCTGTCCCTGAACCTTATCGGGGCTTCAGTTACCGTCAGATGACTGGATATGAGGGGCCGTCAATGATGGATGGAATTCAGACTAGTGGCGCAGAGTAGGACGATGGTCTTCGCGTCTGGAATGAGCACGTTGCTATGGTTGAAAGGGCAACTGATAGTGTTGTTGATGGGACTGCTGCAGGACAGTTTGTTTTTCGTCAGATTGGCAATGACGATGTGGAAGTAGAGCTACCTGTTGGTGAAAATTAACTTGACTTCTTGATACACTGCTATGCTACAGTTTTCATGCCTCGTATTGGCCTCTCTGCTACTAATGTGAATCCAATGGAAGAGTGCATgatcttcatgcatggcgttcaaTCTTTTCTGCATGAACTGATCGGAGTGGCCGCCGCACCAGGTTCCCTTTCTCCTTCTGCTCATGTCAATGCAGTTACTTACATCTCCCAGGAAGTTTGGTGTGCAGTACTTGAGGTCCTTGACGACAGGTTTTTGAATGCAGCTGATGACATCACTGATGAGTATGACAGTTACTCTTCTTCTTTGGGCACAACTGAAGCTATGGCTGTTGACACTGCTGCGTCTAAGAAACGTCGTCGTGTGATCACTCCACTGGATGTCTCTGAGGTCAGGCGTAGCAACAGATCCACGAGGTATTTAGGTTTCAAGGCTCCCTCTCTTTCTGAAAAAGGAAGCAAGTTTCCCATGTTAAACCAAGGCTAGCTGGTGCCTCATTAATTGGAGGATGTTCCACATGATCAATCAATGGAAACAGAGGATGATGCTACTGTTGGGGAGTCCGATGATCACAATGTTCCAGAACCTACCTCGATTGCTATGATACAGATGGTGGGCACCTCCATGCGCGGTATCCCTGAAGCTGAGCTTGCAGAGGAAATCCTTCTGAAGGATCCGTCTACCTCCATTTAGGCACGATTCCTGATAGTTTTCTCTACGCTTCAGTATTTTGTGGTCCCTGTCATTTACTTCCCATTATCACTTTGTTTATTTTATCTGAACTATCCCGACTGCACTATGGAACATCCTATGTTGGAATATGCGTGGTATGAATGACGATAACAAGTGTCTTGCGCTGCGCAATGAGATTGATGAAGCTAACTGCTCCATTGTTTGTttgcaagaaacaaaaaaaaaaagaGAATTTTGATCACTCTTACATTCATAAATGTTGTCCACACCGCTTTGACAAATTTGAATTTATGCCATCGACCGGTGCCTCGGGTGGTCTAATTATTTGGTGTAGTAGCCAATTCTCGGGTGTGGTCATCCACAAAATGCCTTTTGTGCCTACAATAAAATTTGAGGCTCTGTAATGCAATAAAACCTGGTCTCTTTCCAACATATATGGACGATGCACGGGTCAGGaaagaattgttttttttttgattGGCTTTCGGATTTGGAAATCAATGTTGATGATCTTTGGAATTTCATGGCAGATTTTAATTTTATGCGATATCTGGAAAATAGGAATTTACCAGGAGGAAATG
Proteins encoded:
- the LOC123100784 gene encoding uncharacterized protein; the protein is MMDADENEIPQPEEEKPCVDLELQRYTPTSMVAAVAKVLDDSDLLVEILLRVAFPTALVRAALVCRRWFHHASNSRFLRRFRKIHPPRLLGFYAFFERARFIPMQPQPPELAVVVRHLASCRFAYYINIEDCRNGNILTSGRRGGVWTYQVYHLLCPERDMPIIPPLPCVETGIYYILAEILSREEGDGLSYFYLLVEPAKETKKVMVRLYVLQDGAWCMLTLATNQLHCPRPRPKPVLVHNKIYMAAAQSDDIIVLDLTDSSFSTIHLPQGVEYASSEIMLSRTDDASGVYLIHVRPKEFQLCVWLHKGGQLAAGRYHIYLHEMRAILGKKDHPYVLIGKVGDDAQFVFLKVSRYIFYLDIKCRTLRKVYEETDDDRCYGGVHPIMMIWPPTFPALKDDPKRNRSAM